In the Pseudolabrys taiwanensis genome, one interval contains:
- a CDS encoding heavy metal translocating P-type ATPase → MTAPSDFRAGRAYKVQGLCCADEVAALRKAVGPLFGGGERLAFDVLNARMTVPADAGAVKDEAILKAVAATGMSATPWSASAGKDETDAVRRQQIFFTAASGVFVLIGIVIHIALAGGLAEAWKLFGSHAEEPMPLPEVLAYAAAAALGARFVAVKAWYAIRNLRPDMYLLMSVAVIGAMIIGEWFEAATVSFLFALSLALESWSVGRARRAIAALLDLAPPTARLLRRDGAEITVPVAEVRPGNRFVVPAGERIPLDGRVTEGLSAVNQAPITGESVPVEKQPGAEVFAGTINGDGTLIVRATKSAQDTTLARIIQMVEDAHARRAPSEQWVERFARVYTPAVMTLAILIFVLPPLLFGEAWGDWFYRALVLLVIACPCALVISTPVSIVAALASAARAGVLVKGGAFIELPARLKAIALDKTGTITRAEPQIARIVPLGNHTEAELIARAAALEARSTHPLARAILGYAQAQGIAAEPATNVQVLQGKGLTGTFAGEEFWLGSHRYVAERNQSTPDIVRAAEAMEADGKTVIVVGNQRHVCGLIAVADTIRPEARAVVRQLHEAGIAHVAMLTGDNRVTAEAIAREVGIDEVHAELLPEDKVRKVEELVKRYGTVAMVGDGVNDAPALARANLGIAMGTIGSDAAIETADIALMTDDVSKLAWLVRHAKRTLGIIRQNIGFSLALKAAFVVLTFAGMASLWAAIAADTGASLLVVLNGLRLLKGSKAAG, encoded by the coding sequence GTGACCGCGCCGTCGGATTTTCGTGCTGGCCGCGCTTACAAGGTGCAAGGCCTGTGCTGCGCCGACGAAGTTGCGGCATTGCGCAAGGCGGTTGGTCCGCTGTTCGGCGGCGGCGAGCGCCTCGCCTTCGACGTCCTGAATGCCCGCATGACGGTGCCGGCCGATGCCGGCGCCGTCAAAGACGAAGCGATCCTGAAAGCCGTCGCCGCGACCGGCATGAGCGCGACGCCCTGGAGCGCCTCGGCCGGCAAGGACGAAACCGACGCCGTTCGCCGCCAGCAGATATTCTTCACCGCGGCGAGCGGCGTCTTCGTGCTAATCGGCATCGTCATCCATATCGCGCTGGCCGGCGGTCTCGCCGAAGCCTGGAAACTGTTCGGCTCGCACGCCGAAGAGCCGATGCCGCTGCCGGAAGTTTTGGCTTATGCCGCCGCGGCGGCGCTCGGCGCGCGCTTCGTCGCGGTCAAGGCCTGGTATGCCATCCGCAATCTGCGCCCCGACATGTATCTGCTGATGTCCGTCGCCGTCATCGGCGCGATGATCATTGGCGAGTGGTTCGAGGCTGCGACCGTGTCGTTCCTGTTCGCCCTGTCGCTGGCGCTTGAAAGCTGGAGCGTCGGCCGTGCGCGCCGCGCTATCGCGGCGCTGCTCGACCTCGCACCGCCGACGGCGCGCCTGTTGCGCCGGGACGGCGCGGAAATCACCGTGCCCGTCGCCGAGGTCAGGCCGGGCAACCGCTTCGTCGTCCCCGCCGGCGAGCGCATCCCGCTCGACGGCCGCGTCACCGAGGGCCTCAGTGCCGTCAACCAGGCGCCCATCACCGGCGAAAGCGTGCCGGTGGAAAAGCAGCCCGGGGCGGAAGTCTTCGCCGGCACCATCAACGGTGACGGCACGCTCATCGTCCGCGCCACCAAATCCGCGCAGGACACGACGCTGGCCCGCATCATCCAGATGGTCGAGGACGCGCACGCGCGCCGCGCGCCGTCGGAACAATGGGTCGAGCGCTTCGCGCGCGTCTACACGCCGGCCGTGATGACGCTCGCGATCCTCATCTTCGTGCTGCCGCCGCTTCTCTTCGGCGAAGCCTGGGGCGACTGGTTCTATCGGGCGCTGGTGCTGCTGGTCATCGCCTGCCCTTGCGCGCTCGTCATCTCGACGCCGGTCTCCATCGTGGCGGCGCTCGCCTCGGCCGCGCGCGCCGGCGTTCTCGTCAAAGGCGGCGCCTTCATTGAACTGCCGGCACGCCTGAAAGCCATCGCGCTCGACAAAACCGGCACGATCACCCGCGCCGAACCGCAGATCGCGCGCATCGTTCCGCTCGGCAACCACACCGAAGCGGAGCTCATCGCCCGCGCCGCCGCGCTCGAAGCCCGCTCGACGCATCCGCTGGCGCGCGCCATCCTGGGTTATGCGCAAGCGCAAGGCATCGCGGCCGAGCCGGCCACCAACGTACAGGTGCTGCAAGGCAAAGGCCTGACCGGGACATTTGCCGGCGAGGAGTTCTGGCTCGGCTCGCATCGTTATGTCGCCGAGCGCAACCAAAGTACGCCTGACATCGTACGCGCAGCCGAGGCGATGGAAGCGGACGGCAAGACCGTCATCGTCGTCGGCAACCAGCGCCATGTCTGCGGCCTCATTGCCGTTGCCGATACGATCCGGCCGGAAGCGCGCGCGGTGGTGAGGCAGTTGCACGAGGCCGGCATTGCCCACGTCGCGATGCTGACTGGCGACAACCGTGTGACGGCGGAGGCCATTGCCCGCGAAGTTGGTATCGACGAGGTGCACGCCGAACTGCTTCCCGAGGACAAGGTCCGCAAGGTCGAGGAACTGGTCAAACGTTACGGCACGGTGGCGATGGTCGGCGATGGCGTGAACGATGCCCCCGCGCTGGCGCGCGCCAATCTTGGCATCGCCATGGGTACGATCGGCTCGGACGCAGCGATCGAAACGGCCGACATCGCGCTGATGACCGATGACGTATCGAAGCTCGCTTGGCTCGTGCGCCACGCCAAGCGCACACTCGGCATCATCCGCCAGAACATCGGCTTCTCGCTGGCGTTGAAGGCGGCCTTCGTCGTGCTGACCTTCGCCGGCATGGCCAGCCTGTGGGCGGCCATCGCCGCCGACACCGGCGCATCGCTACTGGTGGTGCTCAACGGGCTGCGGCTGCTCAAGGGTTCCAAGGCCGCCGGGTAA
- a CDS encoding bifunctional alpha/beta hydrolase/OsmC family protein has protein sequence MRTERLSFSNAKGEKLSALIDFPLGKPDAFALFAHCFTCGKDNLAAKRIAERLAMNGIAVLRFDFTGLGTSEGDFADTHFSSNVDDLVAAADYLREHHGAPAILIGHSLGGAAVIAAAHRVPEARCVVTIAAPSDPMHVTAQFKDDVDKIKADGELEVALAGRPFRIKRAFLEDVAQHKLHDYLADLHKALLIFHSPTDQTVGIDSATYIFTHAKHPKSFVSLSGADHLLSKKSDAAYVANVIAAWTTRYIEQAEERTDADVEAGTVLVRETGQGKLQQEVLSGPHRFRADEPVQVGGDDSAPSPYDYLLAALGACTAMTIRLYAERKKLPLDRVSVRLTHNKIHAEDCLNCETKEGMLDRIDRHLTFEGALTDEQHKQLLVIADKCPVHRTLTSEIDIRTFERPAVPETT, from the coding sequence ATGCGCACCGAGCGTCTTTCATTTTCCAACGCAAAAGGGGAGAAGCTGTCTGCTCTGATCGACTTCCCACTCGGCAAGCCCGACGCCTTCGCCCTATTCGCGCACTGCTTCACCTGCGGCAAGGACAATCTTGCGGCCAAACGCATCGCCGAGCGGCTGGCGATGAATGGCATCGCCGTGCTGCGGTTCGACTTTACCGGGCTCGGCACCAGCGAGGGCGATTTCGCCGACACGCATTTTTCGTCAAATGTAGACGATCTCGTCGCCGCCGCCGATTATCTGCGTGAGCACCACGGTGCACCGGCCATCCTGATCGGGCACAGCCTCGGCGGCGCGGCCGTAATTGCCGCCGCGCATCGGGTTCCCGAGGCGCGCTGCGTGGTCACGATCGCGGCGCCGAGCGATCCGATGCACGTCACCGCGCAGTTCAAGGACGACGTCGACAAGATCAAGGCTGACGGCGAATTGGAGGTGGCGCTGGCCGGACGGCCGTTCCGCATCAAGCGCGCTTTCCTCGAAGACGTGGCGCAGCACAAGTTGCACGACTATCTCGCCGATCTGCACAAGGCGCTTCTGATATTCCACTCGCCTACCGATCAGACAGTCGGCATCGACAGCGCCACCTATATCTTTACCCATGCGAAGCATCCGAAGAGCTTCGTCTCGCTCTCCGGCGCCGATCATCTCCTGAGCAAGAAAAGCGACGCCGCCTATGTCGCCAATGTGATCGCGGCCTGGACCACGCGCTACATCGAACAGGCCGAGGAGCGCACGGATGCCGATGTCGAAGCCGGCACGGTGCTGGTGCGCGAGACCGGGCAAGGCAAGCTGCAGCAGGAAGTGCTCAGCGGGCCGCACCGTTTCCGGGCCGACGAGCCGGTACAGGTCGGCGGCGACGACTCGGCGCCCTCTCCCTACGATTACCTGCTGGCCGCTCTCGGCGCCTGCACGGCGATGACGATCAGGCTTTATGCCGAACGCAAGAAGCTGCCTCTCGATCGCGTGTCGGTCAGATTGACGCACAACAAGATTCACGCCGAGGACTGCCTCAACTGCGAGACGAAGGAGGGCATGCTCGATCGCATCGATCGTCATCTGACCTTTGAGGGCGCGCTTACAGATGAGCAGCACAAGCAATTGCTGGTCATTGCCGACAAATGCCCGGTGCACCGGACCCTGACGTCGGAGATCGATATCCGCACCTTCGAGCGGCCCGCCGTGCCGGAGACGACGTAA